From the genome of Pelagicoccus enzymogenes:
GAATTTACCATACGCACCTTTTCTACGGAGGGAACCATCTTGATAATGAGTTCCGCCATTTCGACTTCGTAGGGATTGGGCGTGCCGAAGCTGGTGCCTTTGAAGAGGGCGTCGGAAATGGCTTCCCGGATGACGGGGTTGTTGTGGCCGTGGATGGCGGGGCCCCAGGTGCAGACGAAGTCGATCAGTTCCTGGTTGTCCGCGGTCGTCAGGGTAGCCCCGTGCGCTTTCTTGGTGAAGAAGGGGGCTCCGCCTACGGAGCGGAAGGCGCGGACGGGGGAATTGACTCCGCCAGGGATGAGTTCTTGGGCGCGGGTGAAGAGGTCGGATGATATAGACATGGTGAAGAGGAAGATGAAGAAGGGGATGAAGGTTATTTACGAGACGTAGCGTTGTACGATGGGGATGCGGCGGCCGACGCCGAAGGCGAGCGGGGTGAGCTTGAGACCGGGCGCGGCTTGCTTGCGCTTGTACTCGTTCAGGTCCACCTTGCGTACCATGTCTTTCACTACATCCGCGTCGTAGCCTTGTTCGATTAGCTCCTTGCTGGACATGCCTTTTTCCACGTAGCCTTCGAGGATGCCGTCGAGGATGTCGTAGGGCGGTAGGCTGTCCTCATCCTTTTGGTCGGGGCGAAGCTCCGCGCTGGGCGGCTTTTCGATGGTGTTGACCGGGATGGTGGGCTTGTCGCGGTTGAGGTGTCGCGAAAGTTCGAATACCTTGGTCTTCGGCAGGTCGCTGATCACCGCGAGTCCGCCGCACATGTCTCCGTAGAGCGTGCAGTAGCCGACAGCGAGTTCGGACTTGTTGCCGGTGGTGAGCAGCAAGGCGCCGAGCTTGTTGGAGAGCGCCATCAAGAGTAGGCCGCGGGAACGGGCTTGGATGTTCTCTTCCGTTACGTCGCGGCCGTAGCCTGAGGTGAGCGGGGCGAGGGTTGCCTCCGCGGAGGAGACGATGTCGGCGATGGCGATGGTGTGGAAATCGATGCCGAGGTTTTCGGCGAGTTCCTTGGCGTCGCTCTTGGAATGGTCGCTAGAAATGGCGGAGGGGAGGCTGACGCCGGTGACGTTTTCCGGTCCGAGAGCCTTGGCGGCGATGGCGGCGACCAGGGCGGAGTCGATTCCCCCGGAGAGGCCGATGAGGGCCTTTTTGAAGCCGGATTTGTGAACGTAGTCGCGCAGGCCGAGCACGAGGGCTTGCTCGATGTTGTCGAGCAGGTCTTGTCGGAAGGTCTTGGCGATGCGAGGCTCCGCGGCGCCGAGGTCGACGACGGCTTGGTCGGCGGCGAAAGCGGACAGGCCGGCTACGATGTTGCCTTGGGAGTCGGAAACCATGCTCCGTCCGTCGAAGATAAGTTCGTCATTTCCGCCTACCGCGTTGACGTAGATGGTGGGGCATCCGCAGGACTTGGAGGCTCCGGAGACGAGGCCTTCCCTTTGTTCGCCTTTCCCGCCCCAGTGCCAAGGGCTGGCGGAGAGATTGAGATGCAGGTCGAGCTGCTGCTCTTTAAGGTACTCGACTGGGGCATGTGGGTAGCGCTCGCGGGAGACGTCAGTGTTTCCCCAAATGTCCTCGCAGATGGTGATGCCGAGGCGTTTGCCTTGCCATTCGAAGACGAGTGGAAGGTCGGCCGGTTCGAAGTAGCGGTCTTCGTCGAAGACGTCGTAAGTGGGAAGCAGGCTCTTGCGCGCGGTTTGCCGGACCTCGCCGTCGAAGCAGAAAGCGGCAGCGTTGAAGAAGTCGCGTCCGGATTTCGTGGGATTTGGGTCGACGAATCCGATGACTGCGGGGGCGGTCCCGATTTGCTTGGAGATGGCGTGTAGGCTTTCCAGCTGGTCGGGCACGAATCGGCGCTTGAAGAGGAGGTCGCGTGGCGGGTAGCCGCAGACGGCCAGTTCGGGAAACACCACGAGTTCAGCTCCTTGCGAAACGAGCGATTGGTAGGCGTCGAGGATAAGTTTCTGATTTCCGGCGAGGTCGCCAACGGTGGTGTTTATTTGCGCGAGTCCGATCTTCATGGGTGCAAGGCGAGAGACTTGAACAGACGCGGGCGAAAGGGCAAGCGCGGGGTGGCGTTTTTAGAGGTTGCCAAGCGGCGGAGGGAGACTTTGCGTGGGGAGTATGTCGACACAACAAGTCATCAGCTTCAACTATACCTTGCGCAACAAGGCCGGCGAGGTCTTGGACCAGTCTCCCGAAGGGCGTCCTCTAGAGTTCCTCTCCGGAGTTGGCCAAATCATCGAAGGGCTCGAGGAGAGCCTTCTAAAGATGGAAGAAGGCAAGAGCGAGGAAGTCATCGTGCGTCCAGAAAAGGGCTACGGCTTCCGCGACGAGTCCCAGATCGACACGATCAATATTTCCCAGCTGCCAGTCGACCAGGTAAAGGTGGGCGACTACTTTCAAGCGGGGCAGGACCGCCATGCTCCCATCGTACGCGTGGTCAAGGTTGAAGGCGACCAGGTAACGCTCGACGCGAACCATCCGCTTGCGGGAGAGGACTTGGTCTTCTCCGTCGATCTGGTCGGCAAGCGCGACGCGACCGAGGAAGAGCTCGCCCACGGCCATGCCCACAGCGCAGGCGGTTGCTGCGGCGGCGGTGGCGGCGGGGGCTGCGGATGCAGCAGCGAAGAATCTGCCCGGGCGGCTGCCGACGAAGGCGAGTGCTGCGGCGGTGGTCATGGTCACGCCCACGATCATGAGCATGGCAAGGGTGGTTGCGGCTGCAGCCACTAATTGGCCACCGAAGATTTCAAATGAAAAGGACCGCCTAGTGGGCGGTCCTTTTTGCGTTTGGAAATTGTGTTGCCGCCCGCGGAGCGGCCGGCCCATCTCTCTGCCTAGGCTCTACTTGAAATCTATGAGCTCTACGTCGAAGACGAGGACGGAATTGGGCGGGATGACGGGAGGGCTGCCGCGCAGACCGTAGGCGATTTGGGCTGGCAGGATGAGCTTACGCTTCTCGCCCTTCTTCATGTCGAGGAAGGCTTCGTCCCAACCCTTGATGACGCGGCCCATGCCGACCGGAAACTGGAAGGGCTTTCCGCGTTCCACTGAACTGTCGAAGACATCGCCGTTGAGCAGGGTGCCGTGGTAGTGGGCGGTGACCGTTTGGCCTTTGCTGGGCGTTTCGCCATCGCCTTCTTGCTCGACGATGTAGTGGAGTCCGCTCTCGGTCGATTTTGCGGACGGGTAGAGCTTACCGATTTCCTCGATTTGGAAACCGTGCGAGAGGGTAGGCTCCTGAGACTCGAGGTAACGGACGCGTTCTTCCAGGTCGGCGACTTGGGAGTCGTTCTTGCTGCAGCCGGCCAGAAGGGCGACCGTGGCCGCGGAGGCAAGGAAAGTGAATTTTGAAATAATCTTCATTTGATTTTCAGGGTTGTTCCATTTTGAAATAAAAACGTATTCGAAGTCTTTGGACACGCTCAAGCCCTATGTCTCTTTTTGCCGCTGCCAAGTTCCCTCTTGAAGCCACGATTCCGTTGAAGCGCAAGGACGTGGTTTTTCGCAACCATCCGCTCGCCAAGAGCTACCTCGCGAAGGTCGACAAGGAAGGTAACATCGTCTTGACCGTCCCACGAACGGGTACGGAGCGGGATGCCCTCGCGTTCGCCAACAAGAACCGCGAGTGGCTGGAAGACCAACGCTTGCTGGCTCTGAAGCTGCTGCAGGAAGCGACCTTGAAGCCGGGACTGAGAGTCGGGGACTTGATTTGGTTTCGGGGCAAGCAGGTGGCCCTGCGCCTCGAAAAGGATTTTGGTCGCCCCGTGCTGTGTTTTGCGAAGGAGCGAATATATATCGCCGACGAAAGCATGGACCTTGCTCGTCCTCTGAAGGCTCATCTGCACGAGCTGGCGAAGCAGGAGTTTCCGAGAGTCGTCTTCCGATACGCTGAGAAGCTGAGGGAAGTGATCAAGAAAAGAGTTAAAAAGGTTGTGGTGCGCGACCAGAAGACGCGCTGGGGCTCCTGCTCGACCAGCGGAACGATTTCCTTGAACTGGCGACTGATTCTGGCGAGCGAAGCGACCCGCGACTACGTGATCGTGCACGAACTGATGCACATGAGGCGTTTCGACCACTCGCCCCGGTTTTGGGCTTTAGTGGAAGCGGCGTGTCCAAGCTATCGCAGGCACGAGGCTTGGCTCAAGGCCCACCAGGAGGAGCTGAGCTGGTAGGGCTCACTTGCCTTTTACCCTAGAGAACGATGCGGGTGATGGTTCCTTTTGAAGATGCGCCCGATCACTGGCGTGTTCCTCGCTGTTTCGCCATCGAGTGGCATCAATGAAACGGGGGGCGACTGAACCGTTTGGATACGAAAAAGCCCCGTTGCCGGTTGATTGCTAAAGGCCGACTAACGGAGCTGATAGATTGCTTTGCTGATATGGCGTATCGATTGAGTCGATACGTTGAAAGTCTAGATCATGCAGGCGGTTTCGCAGTCTGTTGCCAGCATCAGGTACTCGTCGAGGCTGACCATCGATTCGGATACGACGCGTGGCATGTAGTCGCCGCGGACGAGCCGCTTTTTCGCATGCAGAATGATGTCGAGAACTGGGTCCATGCTGATGTGCGCATAGCGAGCGTCGTCTAGCTGTACCTTGATGTAGGTTTCTAGATCTCTCAGCGTAAGTTGCGTGTCGATGCACAATGTCATGGTATCCTCCTTGTCGTTTGTTGTGTGGGAAACTCAGTCGGTTTCGTTACCCCCAGTATCGTCCATGTTTATCGATTTGTTAAGTCCTTGGACAGTGAAAGAAGCGTGAAGTTCGTTTTGTATCCAGATTTTCGATCCTTCCTTACAATCCTTTTACGAGTCGACCCGTTCGATTGGATTCCTGAACGGCGAAATGTTAATCGAATGTCAAGGAATCGGCGGTTTGATACCCCTCAGGACCGGTCCAGGGGCGTTCCACTTAATGTCCTTCCACGCTTACGATTGGCTGATTAATTCCGATACTAACGGATAGTCCTTTCCACCACTACGCATGATCGACAAGACCTACCATATTACCTCGCTGGAGATGAAGGCGGCCATTTTGAAGATTCCCGCAGCGCCGGAGATTTTCGTTAAGTTGGGCCGAATGCTGAAAGATAAGGACACGCAAATGAACGATGTGATCCGGCTGGTGGAAAAGGACCCTTCGCTGGTGGCTCGCGTTTTTCGGCTTTGCAATACTCCTTACTTTAATACCGGAGAACCGATCGACAGCTTGGAGGTAGGGATCAATCGCATCGGTTTCCAGGAGCTGCATCGTATTGTCGGAGTCGCTTCGGTGGCAGGCGTTTTCAAGTATTGGAATCTCGCCTACAAGGTCGCTGGGGACGCCATTTGGCACAATGCCCTGGCGGTCGGCTTGTGCATGGAGCAGCTAGCTGCGGCAAATGGCGAGGATAGGTCGGACGCTTACACTGCGGGGCTGCTCAAGTCCCTTGGCAAGCTCGTGATTGACCACTGCGCCAAGAGCCATGCCAAGCCTCCTATTTACGATCACGACGCTGGACTTCCTCTGCTCATGTGGGAGCAGGATGTTTTTGGGGCTACCAATTCGCAGATGGTGGAACGAGTCATGGAGTCATGGGGATTCCCCGAACGTTTGTTGGTTGGCATACGTTACCACTACCAGCCTGACTTGGCTCCGGATGCGAATCGTTACGCCTACATGCTGAATTTGGCGGGTTTGATGGCCGAAAAAATCGGTAAGCCCTTGCCTGGCGAGAGCAGCTATTGGAGCGAGGAGGAGGAAAGCTTGGAGGCAGCGGGAATCAGCCGCGGTCAAATGAAGTCGGCTACCGGCGCCTCCTCGGAAAAGTTGAAGCTGCTTCTCAAGGCGATGGGAGAGTAGGGGGAAACGGTCGCAGGTAGCATTAGCTCGTGACCTCCAAGCTGGGGCCTGTAAGGTCGATGCTTGCGCCGCACCGTGATGCAGGAACTGTGGCGACGCGGCGTGTCGCAAGCGACAGCCCTGCAAGGAAAATGCGGGTACTGTAAAGCGGTCGCGGGCTAGAGCATTGCAATACGCGAGCTACAGCTCGGTGCTGAAGAAGGTGCGGATGTTTTTGACGGCGTACTTGGTGAGCACGTTGCCCTTGCTGCCGCGGCCCTTCACCATGAGCTCGCCGAGATCGAAGTCGAACTCCTTCACGCGAGCGCTGCAGGTCGGGGTGAGCCGCACCTTGATAGGCTTGGTCTTGCCGTCTGGATTGGCTTTGAAGTAGTGCACTTTCGAGCCCTTGGTCCCTTTGGTCAGGTCGTATTCCTTGTCGCGAGTCACTGCATTGACGATGAAGCGCTTCACGTACGAGGCCCCGCGTGGGCCGTCGCGGTAGACCATGTCGTAGATGGTCTCCTCGTCGCCTTTCTTCCAGAGGTCGACGTGTATGATGTCCTTGCCCATGAAAACCTTG
Proteins encoded in this window:
- a CDS encoding NAD+ synthase, whose translation is MKIGLAQINTTVGDLAGNQKLILDAYQSLVSQGAELVVFPELAVCGYPPRDLLFKRRFVPDQLESLHAISKQIGTAPAVIGFVDPNPTKSGRDFFNAAAFCFDGEVRQTARKSLLPTYDVFDEDRYFEPADLPLVFEWQGKRLGITICEDIWGNTDVSRERYPHAPVEYLKEQQLDLHLNLSASPWHWGGKGEQREGLVSGASKSCGCPTIYVNAVGGNDELIFDGRSMVSDSQGNIVAGLSAFAADQAVVDLGAAEPRIAKTFRQDLLDNIEQALVLGLRDYVHKSGFKKALIGLSGGIDSALVAAIAAKALGPENVTGVSLPSAISSDHSKSDAKELAENLGIDFHTIAIADIVSSAEATLAPLTSGYGRDVTEENIQARSRGLLLMALSNKLGALLLTTGNKSELAVGYCTLYGDMCGGLAVISDLPKTKVFELSRHLNRDKPTIPVNTIEKPPSAELRPDQKDEDSLPPYDILDGILEGYVEKGMSSKELIEQGYDADVVKDMVRKVDLNEYKRKQAAPGLKLTPLAFGVGRRIPIVQRYVS
- a CDS encoding FKBP-type peptidyl-prolyl cis-trans isomerase, which gives rise to MKIISKFTFLASAATVALLAGCSKNDSQVADLEERVRYLESQEPTLSHGFQIEEIGKLYPSAKSTESGLHYIVEQEGDGETPSKGQTVTAHYHGTLLNGDVFDSSVERGKPFQFPVGMGRVIKGWDEAFLDMKKGEKRKLILPAQIAYGLRGSPPVIPPNSVLVFDVELIDFK
- a CDS encoding M48 family metallopeptidase, coding for MSLFAAAKFPLEATIPLKRKDVVFRNHPLAKSYLAKVDKEGNIVLTVPRTGTERDALAFANKNREWLEDQRLLALKLLQEATLKPGLRVGDLIWFRGKQVALRLEKDFGRPVLCFAKERIYIADESMDLARPLKAHLHELAKQEFPRVVFRYAEKLREVIKKRVKKVVVRDQKTRWGSCSTSGTISLNWRLILASEATRDYVIVHELMHMRRFDHSPRFWALVEAACPSYRRHEAWLKAHQEELSW
- a CDS encoding HDOD domain-containing protein, whose translation is MIDKTYHITSLEMKAAILKIPAAPEIFVKLGRMLKDKDTQMNDVIRLVEKDPSLVARVFRLCNTPYFNTGEPIDSLEVGINRIGFQELHRIVGVASVAGVFKYWNLAYKVAGDAIWHNALAVGLCMEQLAAANGEDRSDAYTAGLLKSLGKLVIDHCAKSHAKPPIYDHDAGLPLLMWEQDVFGATNSQMVERVMESWGFPERLLVGIRYHYQPDLAPDANRYAYMLNLAGLMAEKIGKPLPGESSYWSEEEESLEAAGISRGQMKSATGASSEKLKLLLKAMGE
- a CDS encoding FKBP-type peptidyl-prolyl cis-trans isomerase, whose protein sequence is MSTQQVISFNYTLRNKAGEVLDQSPEGRPLEFLSGVGQIIEGLEESLLKMEEGKSEEVIVRPEKGYGFRDESQIDTINISQLPVDQVKVGDYFQAGQDRHAPIVRVVKVEGDQVTLDANHPLAGEDLVFSVDLVGKRDATEEELAHGHAHSAGGCCGGGGGGGCGCSSEESARAAADEGECCGGGHGHAHDHEHGKGGCGCSH